A genomic window from Cyprinus carpio isolate SPL01 chromosome A2, ASM1834038v1, whole genome shotgun sequence includes:
- the LOC109064841 gene encoding kinesin-like protein KIF1A isoform X8, translating into MAGASVKVAVRVRPFNSREIGKESKCIIQMSGNTTTIINPKLPKESKSFNFDYSYWSHTTPEDVNYACQKQVYKDIGEEMLLHAFEGYNVCIFAYGQTGAGKSYTMMGKQEKDQEGIIPLLCEDLFTKISDNNDNSMSYSVEVSYMEIYCERVRDLLNPKNKGNLRVREHPLMGPYVEDLSKLAVTSYSDIQDLMDSGNKARTVAATNMNETSSRSHAVFNIIFTQKRHDSDTENTSEKVSKISLVDLAGSERADSTGAKGTRLKEGANINKSLTTLGKVISALAEVDSAPNKNKKKKKVESFIPYRDSVLTWLLRENLGGNSRTAMVAALSPADINYDETLSTLRYADRAKQIRCNAVINEDPNNRLVRELKEEVARLKDLLYAQGLGDIIETYRVQAPGIAALKYLSSYKTNLNSIQAVNQRGDFSTVTNAMTGMSPSPSLSALSSRAGSISSLHDRIMFSPGSEEAIERLKETEKIIAELNETWEEKLRRTEAIRMEREALLAEMGVAMREDGGTVGVFSPKKTPHLVNLNEDPLMSECLLYYIKDGITKVGREDASSRQDIVLSGHFIKDEHCIFTSSTNASGEGTVVLEPCEGAETYVNGKGVTEPTVLRSGNRIIMGKSHVFRFNDPEQARQERERTPCADTPVEPVDWAFAQRELLEKQGIDMKQEMEQRLQELEEQYRKEREEASNLLEQQRLDYESKLEALQRQVNSRYYPETTEEEEEPEEEVPWTKRETELALWAFRKWRFYQFTSLRDLLWGNAVFLKEANAISVELKKKVQFQFVLLTDTLYSPLPPDLLPPSIAQDREKRLFPRTIVAVEVQDQKNGATHYWTLDKLRQRLDLMREMYDRAAEVPSTAVEDCDHMMSGGDPFYDRFPWFRLVGRAFVYLSNLLYPVPLVHRVAIVSEKGEVKGFLRVAVQAISADEEAPDYGSGVRQSGTAKISFEDQQFEKFHTESCTGGMSHTNTSQEELRIVEGEGQNSEMGLSADEVNNNTCAASPDDPNSPLKGGLECPLEVTQEKSLQHLNIGSNFTFRVTVLQASSISAEYADIFCQFNFIHRHDEAFSTEPLKNTGRGPPLGFYHVQNITVEVTKSFVEYIKSQPIVFEVFGHYQKQPFLPLCKDLISSLRPTRRQFPRVMPLSKPVPATKLNTLTRSTAGPCHCKYDLMAFFEICELEANGDYIPAVVDHRGGMPCHGTFLLHQGIQRRITVTIAHETGNDIEWKEVKELVIGRIRNTPEADETIIDPNILSLNILSSGYIRPSYDDRTFYRFEAAWDSSMHNSLLLNRVTPYGEKIYITLSAYLEMENCTQPTVITKDFCMVFYSRDAKLPASRSIRNLFSTGAFRPSESNRVTGVYELSLCHLADIGSPGMQRRRRRVLDTSVAYVRGEENLAGWRPRSDSLILDHQWELEKLSLLQEVEKTRHYLLLREKLEASLLLGQDSFCGKDLMDSPKASSPMINPVVSLCLDSPNERQRDLAAKCVRLLMHTFNRQYSQVSSSLSESKLSEMSASLLRDGSSSLLSTLTPSSTCPSLVDGHYGSPELRGAETNSGASSPDLDPFSPIERKPRSCTFIPNIQEIRVSPIVSKKGYLHFLEPHTSGWVKRYIVVRRPYVYLYRNERDCVERAIINLSSAQVEYSEDQQVMLRAPNTFAVCTEHRNILLQAANDKEMHDWLYAFNPLLAGTIRSKLSRRKSGQMRM; encoded by the exons ATGGCAGGTGCCTCGGTGAAAGTAGCCGTGAGGGTCCGTCCCTTCAATTCACGAGAGATTGGAAAAGAGAGCAAGTGTATCATCCAAATGTCAGGCAACACTACCA CAATTATAAACCCAAAACTGCCAAAGGAGAGCAAGAGCTTCAACTTTGACTATTCGTATTGGTCACATACAACG CCAGAAGATGTGAATTATGCATGCCAAAAGCAGGTTTATAAAGACATAGGGGAGGAAATGCTTCTGCATGCTTTCGAGGGATATAACGTCTGTATCTTTGCCTATGGGCAAACCGGGGCAGGAAAGTCATACACCATGATGGGCAAGCAAGAGAAAGACCAAGAAGGCATCATCCCATTG CTGTGTGAGGACCTGTTTACCAAGATCAGTGACAATAATGACAACAGCATGTCATACTCAGTTGAG gtcagtTACATGGAGATCTACTGTGAGCGTGTGCGGGACCTTCTGAACCCAAAGAACAAAGGTAATCTGCGTGTGCGAGAGCATCCTTTGATGGGACCGTATGTGGAGGACCTATCAAAACTGGCCGTTACTTCCTACAGTGACATACAGGACCTGATGGACTCTGGAAACAAAGCAAG GACTGTGGCTGCCACCAATATGAATGAGACCAGCAGCCGCTCCCATGCTGTGTTCAACATCATCTTCACACAGAAACGACATGATAGTGACACAGAAAACACATCTGAAAAG GTCAGCAAAATCAGCTTGGTAGACTTGGCAGGGAGTGAGAGGGCTGATTCTACTGGAGCTAAAGGCACTAGACTCAAG GAGGGAGCCAATATCAACAAATCTTTAACAACACTAGGCAAAGTTATCTCGGCTCTGGCTGAAGTG GACTCTGCACCAAACAAG aacaagaagaagaagaaagtggaGAGCTTTATTCCATACAGAGATTCAGTTCTGACATGGCTGCTGAGGGAAAACCTCG gAGGAAACTCGCGCACTGCTATGGTAGCAGCTCTAAGCCCTGCTGACATTAACTATGATGAGACGCTCAGCACGCTCAG GTACGCTGACCGAGCCAAGCAGATCCGCTGCAACGCCGTCATCAATGAAGACCCCAATAACCGCCTGGTGCGTGAGCTGAAGGAAGAGGTGGCACGTCTGAAGGATCTGCTCTATGCTCAGGGTCTTGGAGACATCATTGAGA cATATCGGGTACAGGCTCCTGGGATAGCTGCCCTcaaat ACTTGTCCAGTTACAAGACTAATCTCAATAGCATCCAGGCTGTCAATCAAAGGGGTGATTTCTCCACAGTGACCAATGCCATGACCGGGATGAGTCCCTCACCCTCCCTCTCTGCCCTGTCCAGCCGAGCTGGCTCCATCAGCAGCCTGCATGACCGGATCATGTTCAGCCCGGGAAGTGAGGAAGCCATTGAGAGGCTGAAG GAAACTGAGAAGATAATCGCAGAACTCAATGAAACTTGGGAAGAGAAGCTTCGCCGGACCGAGGCAATTAGAATGGaaag GGAGGCACTTTTGGCTGAAATGGGTGTGGCGATGAGGGAAGATGGAGGAACCGTTGGAGTCTTTTCACCAAAGAAG ACACCTCACCTGGTCAACCTCAATGAAGATCCACTGATGTCTGAATGCTTGTTGTACTACATTAAAGATGGAATCACCAA GGTTGGCCGGGAGGATGCCAGCAGTCGGCAGGATATTGTCTTGAGCGGGCACTTCATTAAAGACGAACACTGTATCTTTACAAGTAGCACAAATGCCTCAGGAGAGGGTACGGTGGTCCTGGAGCCCTGTGAGGGAGCAGAGACTTACGTTAACGGGAAGGGAGTGACAGAGCCCACTGTTCTCAGATCAG GTAACCGTATCATTATGGGCAAGAGCCACGTGTTCCGTTTCAATGACCCTGAGCAAGCACGGCAAGAGAGGGAGAGAACCCCATGTGCAGACACACCTGTGGAGCCAGTGGACTGGGCCTTTGCCCAGAGAGAACTACTGGAAAAACAAGGCATTGATATGAAACAAGAGATGGAGCAAAG GTTACAGGAGCTGGAGGAACAGTACCGCAAGGAGAGAGAAGAAGCAAGCAATCTTCTGGAACAGCAGAGACTA GACTATGAGAGTAAGCTGGAAGCTCTTCAGAGGCAGGTCAACTCAAGATATTACCCAGAAAccacagaggaagaggaggaaccTGAAGAGGAAG TGCCGTGGACAAAGCGAGAGACAGAACTGGCCCTCTGGGCTTTCCGGAAATGGAGATTCTATCAGTTCACATCTCTCAGAGACTTGCTCTGGGGAAATGCAGTTTTCCTCAAGGAGGCTAATGCCATTAGTGTGGAGTTAAAGAAAAAG GTTCAGTTTCAGTTTGTACTACTCACGGACACACTGTACTCCCCGCTGCCCCCTGACCTCTTGCCCCCCAGCATAGCCCAAGATAGGGAGAAAAGGCTGTTCCCTCGCACCATCGTAGCAGTAGAGGTTCAGGACCAGAAAAATGGTGCCACACACTACTGGACACTGGACAAACTCAG ACAAAGACTGGATTTGATGAGAGAAATGTATGACCGAGCAGCAGAGGTGCCCAGTACTGCAGTCGAGGACTGTGATCATATGATGTCCGGCGGTGACCCCTTCTATGACCGCTTTCCATGGTTCCGTCTGGTTGGTCG GGCATTTGTGTATCTGAGTAATCTGCTGTACCCTGTGCCATTAGTGCACCGTGTGGCCATTGTGAGTGAGAAAGGCGAGGTCAAGGGGTTCCTCCGTGTGGCAGTACAAGCCATATCAG CTGATGAAGAGGCTCCTGATTATGGCTCAGGTGTGAGACAATCAGGAACTGCCAAGATCTCATTTGAGGATCAACAGTTTGAGAAG TTCCATACAGAATCATGCACTGGTGGGATGTCTCATACAAATACATCTCAAGAGGAGCTGCGCATCGTAGAAGGAGAAGGACAAAACTCAGAGATGGGCCTCAGTGCTGATGAGGTCAACAACAACACCTGTGCAg CCTCTCCTGATGATCCTAACAGTCCTCTGAAGGGTGGTCTGGAATGTCCTCTTGAAGTGACTCAGGAAAAATCACTCCAGCACTTGAATATCGGCAGCAACTTCACCTTCAGGGTCACAGTGCTTCAGGCCTCCAGCATCTCTGCTGAGTATGCAGATATCTTCTGCCAGTTCAA ctttattcacAGGCATGACGAGGCATTTTCCACTGAGCCATTAAAGAATACAGGTCGAGGGCCTCCACTGGGATTCTACCATGTACAAAAT ATAACCGTGGAGGTCACCAAGTCTTTTGTGGAATACATCAAGAGTCAGCCAATCGTTTTTGAGGTGTTCGGCCACTACCAGAAACAGCCTTTCCTTCCTCTCTGCAAGGACTTAATTAG TTCCTTACGTCCAACAAGAAGGCAGTTCCCTAGAGTTATGCCTTTGTCAAAGCCAG TGCCCGCCACTAAACTGAACACGCTGACACGCTCCACTGCTGGCCCCTGTCACTGCAAATATGACCTTATGGCATTCTTTGAAATCTGTGAGCTGGAGGCCAACGGAGA CTACATCCCAGCTGTTGTTGATCACAGGGGTGGAATGCCCTGCCATGGTACATTCCTGTTGCACCAG GGCATCCAAAGGAGAATTACAGTGACTATTGCCCATGAAACCGGCAATGATATTGAGTGGAAGGAGGTTAAAGAGCTCGTCATAG ggCGTATCCGTAACACACCCGAGGCGGATGAGACTATCATCGACCCCAACATCCTGTCCCTCAACATCCTGTCTTCAGGCTACATACGACCATCTTATGATGACAG GACATTTTACCGATTTGAGGCCGCATGGGACAGCTCCATGCACAACTCCCTCCTGCTGAACCGTGTCACTCCATACGGAGAGAAAATTTACATCACTCTTTCTGCCTATCTTGAG ATGGAGAACTGCACTCAGCCCACTGTCATCACTAAGGACTTTTGCATGGTGTTCTACTCCAGAGATGCTAAACTTCCTGCATCTCGCTCCATTCGAAACCTTTTCAGCACTGGTGCCTTTAGGCCCTCTGAGAG TAACCGTGTGACTGGAGTGTATGAATTAAGCCTCTGCCATTTGGCTGACATTGGAAGTCCTG GTATGCAAAGGAGGCGCAGACGGGTGCTGGACACCTCAGTGGCATATGTGCGCGGAGAGGAGAACCTTGCGGGTTGGAGGCCCCGGAGTGACAGCCTCATCCTGGACCACCAGTGGGAGCTGGAGAAACTTAGCCTCCTACAAGAG GTGGAGAAGACCAGGCATTACCTTCTGCTGAGAGAGAAGCTTGAAGCATCTCTACTGCTGGGACAGGACTCTTTCTGTGGCAAAGACCTAATGGATTCACCAAAGGCCTCCAGCCCCATGATCAACCCAGTAGTCAGTTTGTGTCTGGACAGTCCCAACGAGAGGCAGAGGGACCTGGCTGCCAAG tgTGTGCGACTGCTCATGCACACCTTCAACAGGCAGTACAGCCAGGTGAGCAGCAGTCTCAGTGAGAGCAAG CTGTCAGAGATGTCTGCATCACTTTTAAGAGACGGTTCTTCTTCCCTTCTGAGCACTTTGACACCCTCCTCCACCTGCCCTTCACTGGTGGATGGGCACTATGGCAGTCCTGAGCTCAG AGGCGCTGAGACAAACTCTGGTGCCTCTAGCCCTGATCTCGACCCCTTCAGCCCTATAGAGAGAAAACCCAGGAGCTGCACCTTCATCCCGAACATCCAGGAGATTCGCGTCAG CCCTATTGTGTCAAAGAAAGGCTATCTACACTTTCTCGAGCCACACACCAGTGGCTGGGTGAAGCGTTACATTGTGGTGCGGCGGCCATATGTCTACCTGTACCGCAATGAGAGAGACTGCGTGGAGAGAGCCATCATCAACCTGTCCTCTGCTCAGGTGGAGTACAGCGAAGATCAGCAGGTCATGCTGAGG GCTCCTAACACTTTTGCAGTGTGCACTGAGCACCGGAACATTCTCCTCCAAGCAGCCAATGACAAAGAGATGCATGACTGGCTGTACGCATTCAACCCACTGCTGGCAGGAACTATCAg GTCTAAGCTTTCCAGACGAAAATCAGGACAGATGAGGATGTGA
- the LOC109064841 gene encoding kinesin-like protein KIF1A isoform X9, with product MAGASVKVAVRVRPFNSREIGKESKCIIQMSGNTTTIINPKLPKESKSFNFDYSYWSHTTPEDVNYACQKQVYKDIGEEMLLHAFEGYNVCIFAYGQTGAGKSYTMMGKQEKDQEGIIPLLCEDLFTKISDNNDNSMSYSVEVSYMEIYCERVRDLLNPKNKGNLRVREHPLMGPYVEDLSKLAVTSYSDIQDLMDSGNKARTVAATNMNETSSRSHAVFNIIFTQKRHDSDTENTSEKVSKISLVDLAGSERADSTGAKGTRLKEGANINKSLTTLGKVISALAEVDSAPNKNKKKKKVESFIPYRDSVLTWLLRENLGGNSRTAMVAALSPADINYDETLSTLRYADRAKQIRCNAVINEDPNNRLVRELKEEVARLKDLLYAQGLGDIIENLSSYKTNLNSIQAVNQRGDFSTVTNAMTGMSPSPSLSALSSRAGSISSLHDRIMFSPGSEEAIERLKETEKIIAELNETWEEKLRRTEAIRMEREALLAEMGVAMREDGGTVGVFSPKKTPHLVNLNEDPLMSECLLYYIKDGITKVGREDASSRQDIVLSGHFIKDEHCIFTSSTNASGEGTVVLEPCEGAETYVNGKGVTEPTVLRSGNRIIMGKSHVFRFNDPEQARQERERTPCADTPVEPVDWAFAQRELLEKQGIDMKQEMEQRLQELEEQYRKEREEASNLLEQQRLDYESKLEALQRQVNSRYYPETTEEEEEPEEEVPWTKRETELALWAFRKWRFYQFTSLRDLLWGNAVFLKEANAISVELKKKVQFQFVLLTDTLYSPLPPDLLPPSIAQDREKRLFPRTIVAVEVQDQKNGATHYWTLDKLRQRLDLMREMYDRAAEVPSTAVEDCDHMMSGGDPFYDRFPWFRLVGRAFVYLSNLLYPVPLVHRVAIVSEKGEVKGFLRVAVQAISADEEAPDYGSGVRQSGTAKISFEDQQFEKFHTESCTGGMSHTNTSQEELRIVEGEGQNSEMGLSADEVNNNTCAASPDDPNSPLKGGLECPLEVTQEKSLQHLNIGSNFTFRVTVLQASSISAEYADIFCQFNFIHRHDEAFSTEPLKNTGRGPPLGFYHVQNITVEVTKSFVEYIKSQPIVFEVFGHYQKQPFLPLCKDLISSLRPTRRQFPRVMPLSKPVPATKLNTLTRSTAGPCHCKYDLMAFFEICELEANGDYIPAVVDHRGGMPCHGTFLLHQGIQRRITVTIAHETGNDIEWKEVKELVIGRIRNTPEADETIIDPNILSLNILSSGYIRPSYDDRVSLGIDHRTFYRFEAAWDSSMHNSLLLNRVTPYGEKIYITLSAYLEMENCTQPTVITKDFCMVFYSRDAKLPASRSIRNLFSTGAFRPSESNRVTGVYELSLCHLADIGSPGMQRRRRRVLDTSVAYVRGEENLAGWRPRSDSLILDHQWELEKLSLLQEVEKTRHYLLLREKLEASLLLGQDSFCGKDLMDSPKASSPMINPVVSLCLDSPNERQRDLAAKCVRLLMHTFNRQYSQVSSSLSESKLSEMSASLLRDGSSSLLSTLTPSSTCPSLVDGHYGSPELRGAETNSGASSPDLDPFSPIERKPRSCTFIPNIQEIRVSPIVSKKGYLHFLEPHTSGWVKRYIVVRRPYVYLYRNERDCVERAIINLSSAQVEYSEDQQVMLRAPNTFAVCTEHRNILLQAANDKEMHDWLYAFNPLLAGTIRSKLSRRKSGQMRM from the exons ATGGCAGGTGCCTCGGTGAAAGTAGCCGTGAGGGTCCGTCCCTTCAATTCACGAGAGATTGGAAAAGAGAGCAAGTGTATCATCCAAATGTCAGGCAACACTACCA CAATTATAAACCCAAAACTGCCAAAGGAGAGCAAGAGCTTCAACTTTGACTATTCGTATTGGTCACATACAACG CCAGAAGATGTGAATTATGCATGCCAAAAGCAGGTTTATAAAGACATAGGGGAGGAAATGCTTCTGCATGCTTTCGAGGGATATAACGTCTGTATCTTTGCCTATGGGCAAACCGGGGCAGGAAAGTCATACACCATGATGGGCAAGCAAGAGAAAGACCAAGAAGGCATCATCCCATTG CTGTGTGAGGACCTGTTTACCAAGATCAGTGACAATAATGACAACAGCATGTCATACTCAGTTGAG gtcagtTACATGGAGATCTACTGTGAGCGTGTGCGGGACCTTCTGAACCCAAAGAACAAAGGTAATCTGCGTGTGCGAGAGCATCCTTTGATGGGACCGTATGTGGAGGACCTATCAAAACTGGCCGTTACTTCCTACAGTGACATACAGGACCTGATGGACTCTGGAAACAAAGCAAG GACTGTGGCTGCCACCAATATGAATGAGACCAGCAGCCGCTCCCATGCTGTGTTCAACATCATCTTCACACAGAAACGACATGATAGTGACACAGAAAACACATCTGAAAAG GTCAGCAAAATCAGCTTGGTAGACTTGGCAGGGAGTGAGAGGGCTGATTCTACTGGAGCTAAAGGCACTAGACTCAAG GAGGGAGCCAATATCAACAAATCTTTAACAACACTAGGCAAAGTTATCTCGGCTCTGGCTGAAGTG GACTCTGCACCAAACAAG aacaagaagaagaagaaagtggaGAGCTTTATTCCATACAGAGATTCAGTTCTGACATGGCTGCTGAGGGAAAACCTCG gAGGAAACTCGCGCACTGCTATGGTAGCAGCTCTAAGCCCTGCTGACATTAACTATGATGAGACGCTCAGCACGCTCAG GTACGCTGACCGAGCCAAGCAGATCCGCTGCAACGCCGTCATCAATGAAGACCCCAATAACCGCCTGGTGCGTGAGCTGAAGGAAGAGGTGGCACGTCTGAAGGATCTGCTCTATGCTCAGGGTCTTGGAGACATCATTGAGA ACTTGTCCAGTTACAAGACTAATCTCAATAGCATCCAGGCTGTCAATCAAAGGGGTGATTTCTCCACAGTGACCAATGCCATGACCGGGATGAGTCCCTCACCCTCCCTCTCTGCCCTGTCCAGCCGAGCTGGCTCCATCAGCAGCCTGCATGACCGGATCATGTTCAGCCCGGGAAGTGAGGAAGCCATTGAGAGGCTGAAG GAAACTGAGAAGATAATCGCAGAACTCAATGAAACTTGGGAAGAGAAGCTTCGCCGGACCGAGGCAATTAGAATGGaaag GGAGGCACTTTTGGCTGAAATGGGTGTGGCGATGAGGGAAGATGGAGGAACCGTTGGAGTCTTTTCACCAAAGAAG ACACCTCACCTGGTCAACCTCAATGAAGATCCACTGATGTCTGAATGCTTGTTGTACTACATTAAAGATGGAATCACCAA GGTTGGCCGGGAGGATGCCAGCAGTCGGCAGGATATTGTCTTGAGCGGGCACTTCATTAAAGACGAACACTGTATCTTTACAAGTAGCACAAATGCCTCAGGAGAGGGTACGGTGGTCCTGGAGCCCTGTGAGGGAGCAGAGACTTACGTTAACGGGAAGGGAGTGACAGAGCCCACTGTTCTCAGATCAG GTAACCGTATCATTATGGGCAAGAGCCACGTGTTCCGTTTCAATGACCCTGAGCAAGCACGGCAAGAGAGGGAGAGAACCCCATGTGCAGACACACCTGTGGAGCCAGTGGACTGGGCCTTTGCCCAGAGAGAACTACTGGAAAAACAAGGCATTGATATGAAACAAGAGATGGAGCAAAG GTTACAGGAGCTGGAGGAACAGTACCGCAAGGAGAGAGAAGAAGCAAGCAATCTTCTGGAACAGCAGAGACTA GACTATGAGAGTAAGCTGGAAGCTCTTCAGAGGCAGGTCAACTCAAGATATTACCCAGAAAccacagaggaagaggaggaaccTGAAGAGGAAG TGCCGTGGACAAAGCGAGAGACAGAACTGGCCCTCTGGGCTTTCCGGAAATGGAGATTCTATCAGTTCACATCTCTCAGAGACTTGCTCTGGGGAAATGCAGTTTTCCTCAAGGAGGCTAATGCCATTAGTGTGGAGTTAAAGAAAAAG GTTCAGTTTCAGTTTGTACTACTCACGGACACACTGTACTCCCCGCTGCCCCCTGACCTCTTGCCCCCCAGCATAGCCCAAGATAGGGAGAAAAGGCTGTTCCCTCGCACCATCGTAGCAGTAGAGGTTCAGGACCAGAAAAATGGTGCCACACACTACTGGACACTGGACAAACTCAG ACAAAGACTGGATTTGATGAGAGAAATGTATGACCGAGCAGCAGAGGTGCCCAGTACTGCAGTCGAGGACTGTGATCATATGATGTCCGGCGGTGACCCCTTCTATGACCGCTTTCCATGGTTCCGTCTGGTTGGTCG GGCATTTGTGTATCTGAGTAATCTGCTGTACCCTGTGCCATTAGTGCACCGTGTGGCCATTGTGAGTGAGAAAGGCGAGGTCAAGGGGTTCCTCCGTGTGGCAGTACAAGCCATATCAG CTGATGAAGAGGCTCCTGATTATGGCTCAGGTGTGAGACAATCAGGAACTGCCAAGATCTCATTTGAGGATCAACAGTTTGAGAAG TTCCATACAGAATCATGCACTGGTGGGATGTCTCATACAAATACATCTCAAGAGGAGCTGCGCATCGTAGAAGGAGAAGGACAAAACTCAGAGATGGGCCTCAGTGCTGATGAGGTCAACAACAACACCTGTGCAg CCTCTCCTGATGATCCTAACAGTCCTCTGAAGGGTGGTCTGGAATGTCCTCTTGAAGTGACTCAGGAAAAATCACTCCAGCACTTGAATATCGGCAGCAACTTCACCTTCAGGGTCACAGTGCTTCAGGCCTCCAGCATCTCTGCTGAGTATGCAGATATCTTCTGCCAGTTCAA ctttattcacAGGCATGACGAGGCATTTTCCACTGAGCCATTAAAGAATACAGGTCGAGGGCCTCCACTGGGATTCTACCATGTACAAAAT ATAACCGTGGAGGTCACCAAGTCTTTTGTGGAATACATCAAGAGTCAGCCAATCGTTTTTGAGGTGTTCGGCCACTACCAGAAACAGCCTTTCCTTCCTCTCTGCAAGGACTTAATTAG TTCCTTACGTCCAACAAGAAGGCAGTTCCCTAGAGTTATGCCTTTGTCAAAGCCAG TGCCCGCCACTAAACTGAACACGCTGACACGCTCCACTGCTGGCCCCTGTCACTGCAAATATGACCTTATGGCATTCTTTGAAATCTGTGAGCTGGAGGCCAACGGAGA CTACATCCCAGCTGTTGTTGATCACAGGGGTGGAATGCCCTGCCATGGTACATTCCTGTTGCACCAG GGCATCCAAAGGAGAATTACAGTGACTATTGCCCATGAAACCGGCAATGATATTGAGTGGAAGGAGGTTAAAGAGCTCGTCATAG ggCGTATCCGTAACACACCCGAGGCGGATGAGACTATCATCGACCCCAACATCCTGTCCCTCAACATCCTGTCTTCAGGCTACATACGACCATCTTATGATGACAG AGTGTCATTGGGAATTGACCatag GACATTTTACCGATTTGAGGCCGCATGGGACAGCTCCATGCACAACTCCCTCCTGCTGAACCGTGTCACTCCATACGGAGAGAAAATTTACATCACTCTTTCTGCCTATCTTGAG ATGGAGAACTGCACTCAGCCCACTGTCATCACTAAGGACTTTTGCATGGTGTTCTACTCCAGAGATGCTAAACTTCCTGCATCTCGCTCCATTCGAAACCTTTTCAGCACTGGTGCCTTTAGGCCCTCTGAGAG TAACCGTGTGACTGGAGTGTATGAATTAAGCCTCTGCCATTTGGCTGACATTGGAAGTCCTG GTATGCAAAGGAGGCGCAGACGGGTGCTGGACACCTCAGTGGCATATGTGCGCGGAGAGGAGAACCTTGCGGGTTGGAGGCCCCGGAGTGACAGCCTCATCCTGGACCACCAGTGGGAGCTGGAGAAACTTAGCCTCCTACAAGAG GTGGAGAAGACCAGGCATTACCTTCTGCTGAGAGAGAAGCTTGAAGCATCTCTACTGCTGGGACAGGACTCTTTCTGTGGCAAAGACCTAATGGATTCACCAAAGGCCTCCAGCCCCATGATCAACCCAGTAGTCAGTTTGTGTCTGGACAGTCCCAACGAGAGGCAGAGGGACCTGGCTGCCAAG tgTGTGCGACTGCTCATGCACACCTTCAACAGGCAGTACAGCCAGGTGAGCAGCAGTCTCAGTGAGAGCAAG CTGTCAGAGATGTCTGCATCACTTTTAAGAGACGGTTCTTCTTCCCTTCTGAGCACTTTGACACCCTCCTCCACCTGCCCTTCACTGGTGGATGGGCACTATGGCAGTCCTGAGCTCAG AGGCGCTGAGACAAACTCTGGTGCCTCTAGCCCTGATCTCGACCCCTTCAGCCCTATAGAGAGAAAACCCAGGAGCTGCACCTTCATCCCGAACATCCAGGAGATTCGCGTCAG CCCTATTGTGTCAAAGAAAGGCTATCTACACTTTCTCGAGCCACACACCAGTGGCTGGGTGAAGCGTTACATTGTGGTGCGGCGGCCATATGTCTACCTGTACCGCAATGAGAGAGACTGCGTGGAGAGAGCCATCATCAACCTGTCCTCTGCTCAGGTGGAGTACAGCGAAGATCAGCAGGTCATGCTGAGG GCTCCTAACACTTTTGCAGTGTGCACTGAGCACCGGAACATTCTCCTCCAAGCAGCCAATGACAAAGAGATGCATGACTGGCTGTACGCATTCAACCCACTGCTGGCAGGAACTATCAg GTCTAAGCTTTCCAGACGAAAATCAGGACAGATGAGGATGTGA